A DNA window from Magnetococcales bacterium contains the following coding sequences:
- a CDS encoding polyprenyl synthetase family protein, whose protein sequence is MELQHYLDDRKLLVEKHLDAHVPSASRPPQRLNAAIRHSLLGGGGKRLRPILVLAAAEAVGGSIGPLLPMACALECIHTYSLIHDDLPAMDDDDLRRGVPTCHKAFDEATAILAGDALLTLAFELAATPVPGQNDGAVLAMIAQLARDAGIHGMVGGQMLDIQAEDQETTLAELQNIHIHKTGALLRSCCLIGARLGGGDENQVRRLNRFGEAFGLAFQITDDILDVVGDPLIMGKQPGNDQKHNKASYPALMGITQARQEAQNMVNAALEALSPFSSAADPLRALVTLLLDRTH, encoded by the coding sequence CTGGAACTGCAACACTATCTGGATGACCGCAAACTGCTGGTGGAAAAACATCTGGATGCTCATGTCCCGTCCGCCAGTCGCCCGCCGCAACGGCTCAACGCCGCGATCCGCCACAGCCTGTTGGGGGGTGGAGGCAAACGGTTGCGACCGATTCTGGTGCTGGCCGCAGCCGAAGCCGTGGGGGGAAGCATCGGGCCTCTGCTGCCCATGGCCTGCGCCCTGGAGTGCATCCACACCTACTCTTTGATCCATGACGATCTGCCCGCCATGGACGACGATGACCTGCGCCGAGGGGTGCCCACCTGCCACAAGGCATTCGACGAGGCCACGGCGATTCTGGCCGGAGACGCCCTGCTGACTTTGGCCTTCGAGTTGGCCGCCACCCCGGTCCCCGGACAAAACGATGGGGCGGTATTGGCCATGATCGCCCAATTGGCCCGGGATGCGGGCATTCATGGCATGGTGGGCGGGCAGATGCTCGACATCCAGGCCGAAGACCAGGAAACCACCCTGGCGGAACTGCAAAACATCCACATTCACAAGACCGGCGCCCTGCTGCGGTCCTGTTGTCTGATCGGTGCCCGGCTCGGCGGCGGCGACGAAAACCAGGTCCGCCGTCTCAACCGCTTCGGCGAGGCCTTCGGACTGGCCTTTCAGATCACCGACGACATCCTGGATGTGGTGGGGGATCCCCTGATCATGGGCAAACAACCCGGCAACGACCAGAAACACAACAAGGCGTCCTATCCAGCCCTGATGGGCATCACCCAGGCCCGACAAGAGGCGCAAAACATGGTGAACGCAGCCCTGGAGGCTCTTTCACCCT
- the xseB gene encoding exodeoxyribonuclease VII small subunit produces MTSLDFERSLSRLEEVVSRLEKGDLPLEEGLTAFEEGMNLSRHCQLRLDAAEKRIEELLGNPGQGLGQ; encoded by the coding sequence ATGACATCACTCGATTTCGAGCGATCCTTAAGCCGTCTGGAAGAGGTGGTCTCCCGCCTGGAAAAAGGGGATCTTCCCCTGGAAGAAGGATTGACCGCCTTTGAAGAGGGCATGAATCTCTCCCGGCATTGCCAGTTGCGTCTGGACGCTGCCGAAAAACGGATCGAAGAGTTGCTGGGCAATCCCGGCCAGGGGTTGGGCCAGTGA
- a CDS encoding M23 family metallopeptidase produces the protein MLILRMRFPLLCALMWWTLCPVAVSAATLELSGDLQPGMAVLLTVKGFPQGAKLSGSLDRQPFPITPQGQAMVAVDMEKQPERITLQVVITPTGAPPETLTRTLTIPKRAYKEERIDLPKKKVDLDQPDMTRATRETETIAAALKVREGRTGFEHGFKQPVLGRFSGVFGSRRVLNGQPRKRHNGVDIAAAAGTPVTTIAPGTVVLAGRDYFFTGNTLVVHHGHGVVSLYAHLEHMQVKEGDWVEAGATLGTVGMTGRATGPHLHWGVLVRGDRVDPMGLPGIRHGHPVAE, from the coding sequence ATGCTGATTCTTCGCATGCGTTTCCCGCTGTTGTGCGCTCTGATGTGGTGGACGCTGTGTCCTGTTGCGGTCTCCGCCGCCACGCTGGAGTTGTCCGGTGATCTGCAGCCGGGCATGGCGGTGTTGTTGACCGTGAAAGGTTTCCCGCAAGGAGCCAAACTGAGCGGCTCGCTGGACCGGCAACCGTTCCCGATCACCCCCCAGGGACAGGCCATGGTCGCTGTGGACATGGAAAAACAACCGGAACGGATCACGCTTCAGGTGGTGATCACCCCCACGGGCGCCCCTCCCGAAACCCTGACCCGCACCTTGACCATTCCCAAACGCGCCTACAAGGAAGAACGCATCGACCTGCCCAAGAAAAAGGTCGATCTGGATCAGCCCGACATGACCCGCGCCACCCGAGAAACCGAAACCATCGCCGCCGCCCTGAAAGTCCGGGAAGGACGCACCGGTTTCGAGCATGGATTCAAGCAACCGGTTCTGGGACGCTTTTCCGGGGTATTCGGCAGTCGCCGGGTTCTCAACGGTCAGCCGCGCAAACGCCACAACGGGGTGGACATCGCCGCTGCCGCCGGCACCCCGGTGACCACCATCGCTCCCGGCACCGTGGTTTTGGCGGGTCGGGACTATTTCTTCACCGGCAACACCCTGGTGGTGCATCACGGCCATGGGGTGGTCTCCCTGTATGCCCATCTGGAACACATGCAGGTCAAAGAAGGGGATTGGGTGGAGGCGGGCGCCACTCTGGGAACCGTCGGCATGACCGGTCGGGCCACCGGTCCCCATCTCCATTGGGGGGTGCTGGTACGGGGCGACCGGGTGGATCCCATGGGACTGCCGGGCATCCGCCATGGACATCCAGTCGCCGAATGA
- the xseA gene encoding exodeoxyribonuclease VII large subunit, producing the protein MTGFATCLTVSQLNEEIRDLLEEEYPYLQVRGEIADWKIAPSGHVYFSLVDAQSRIRAVIWKTTRMRIPTLPRSGDAVVTTGRISVYTPRGEYQWVVEGLRPDGAGGEREKLLALHAKLTAEGVFEVSRKRPLPFLPRAVGVVTSASGAAIHDITRTLDRRFPAYHLILAHARVQGEGAPEEIVQALQRLAADDRAEVILCGRGGGSAEDLAAFNAEIVVRAIAHCPIPVISAVGHEIDVTLADLAADARASTPSAAAEMAMPEMAMLATRLNGLQTRLLAVVIARIQTRQERLASLRARLVHPRRRIEQARLRCDELQQRLLLALHRLIARRRQTTEHLAARLAGWGNGKPLMLRGTRLHHLETRLISQTRQGLKHHQDRLRLLNARLTAISPLHVLTRGYALVQDEHGTIARDATLFPPGTTLRVTLASGTLTVQVTGVKEP; encoded by the coding sequence GTGACCGGATTCGCCACCTGCCTGACCGTCTCCCAACTCAACGAGGAGATCCGTGACCTGCTGGAGGAGGAATATCCCTATCTTCAGGTGCGCGGAGAGATCGCGGATTGGAAGATCGCCCCGTCGGGGCATGTCTATTTCTCCTTGGTGGATGCCCAATCCCGCATTCGGGCGGTGATCTGGAAGACCACCCGAATGCGCATTCCCACCCTGCCCCGCTCCGGGGATGCGGTGGTGACCACGGGGCGGATTTCCGTCTACACCCCGCGGGGCGAATATCAATGGGTGGTCGAGGGGTTGCGGCCCGATGGCGCGGGGGGGGAACGGGAAAAGCTGTTGGCCCTGCATGCCAAATTGACCGCCGAAGGGGTATTCGAGGTGAGTCGCAAGCGGCCCTTGCCGTTTCTGCCCCGGGCGGTGGGGGTGGTGACCTCGGCTTCCGGGGCGGCCATTCACGACATCACCCGCACCCTGGACCGCCGTTTTCCCGCCTATCATCTGATCCTGGCCCATGCCCGCGTCCAGGGGGAAGGGGCGCCGGAAGAGATCGTGCAGGCTTTGCAACGACTGGCCGCAGATGACCGGGCCGAGGTGATCCTGTGTGGTCGCGGGGGAGGCTCCGCAGAGGATCTGGCCGCCTTCAACGCCGAAATCGTGGTGCGGGCCATCGCCCACTGCCCCATTCCGGTGATTTCGGCGGTGGGTCATGAAATTGACGTAACCCTGGCGGATCTGGCGGCGGACGCCCGGGCCTCGACTCCCTCCGCCGCCGCTGAAATGGCCATGCCGGAAATGGCCATGCTCGCCACCCGTCTGAACGGACTGCAAACCCGACTGCTGGCCGTGGTCATAGCCCGAATTCAAACCCGACAAGAGCGCCTCGCTTCCCTGCGCGCCCGACTGGTGCATCCCCGCCGCCGCATCGAGCAGGCCCGCCTGCGCTGCGACGAACTGCAACAGCGACTGCTGTTGGCCCTGCACCGTCTGATCGCAAGGCGTCGGCAGACCACCGAGCATCTGGCGGCCCGACTCGCGGGATGGGGGAATGGAAAACCATTGATGTTGCGGGGGACCCGGCTCCACCATCTGGAAACCAGACTCATCTCCCAGACGCGCCAAGGGCTGAAACATCACCAGGACCGCCTCCGACTGCTGAACGCACGTCTGACCGCCATCTCCCCGTTGCACGTATTGACGCGGGGTTACGCCCTGGTCCAAGATGAACACGGTACCATCGCGCGTGACGCTACGCTTTTTCCACCCGGAACCACCCTGCGGGTGACCCTGGCCTCCGGAACCCTCACGGTCCAGGTCACCGGGGTCAAGGAGCCTTAA
- a CDS encoding AAA family ATPase — translation MLDSLYIANFRLFRELKIKRLGMVNLFSGKNGSGKSCLLEALNIYFGNGHQRLLADLIASRNEDKYPNQADYLDLENGLKNNPFRHLFRGRAFPPTSEDGIQIGKADQTNLLQICTRKTIEKNNQIFITSDNEDYIFLMSSREGKFNPISPINQSKNKGQPIYARDGYGYSQKLHHLDSYGFLDKNITARLWDEITLTPLEEHVIQALNFINDQITGLTFSVTTDLEDRRIPAVRIGHSYDRIPLKSLGDGAVRILHIILAMVNAKEGVLLIDEAENGLHWSVHPKLWKIIFHLSQQLNIQVFATTHSKDCIAGFHEAWLENPEEGAFFRLDADPEEGAKVMPYSLKTLGNALKSQVEMR, via the coding sequence ATGTTGGACTCGCTCTATATTGCCAATTTCAGGCTGTTTCGTGAACTCAAAATCAAACGATTGGGGATGGTCAATCTGTTCTCCGGAAAAAATGGCAGCGGAAAGAGTTGTCTGCTGGAGGCGTTGAACATCTACTTTGGAAACGGCCATCAGCGGTTGTTGGCCGACTTGATCGCCTCAAGAAATGAAGACAAATACCCCAATCAGGCAGATTACCTGGATCTGGAAAACGGCCTGAAGAACAACCCGTTCAGACACCTTTTCAGAGGACGCGCCTTTCCCCCCACGTCTGAAGATGGCATTCAAATTGGAAAGGCAGATCAAACAAACCTGCTCCAAATCTGCACAAGAAAAACAATCGAAAAAAACAATCAGATCTTCATCACATCAGACAATGAAGATTATATCTTTCTCATGTCCAGTCGTGAAGGAAAATTCAATCCCATATCCCCGATCAACCAATCGAAGAATAAAGGGCAACCCATTTATGCAAGAGACGGTTACGGTTACAGTCAAAAATTGCATCATTTGGATTCATACGGCTTTCTTGACAAGAATATCACCGCTCGCCTGTGGGATGAAATCACCCTGACCCCACTTGAAGAACACGTCATTCAAGCTCTCAATTTTATCAACGATCAAATAACAGGCCTGACTTTTTCTGTTACAACAGACCTGGAAGACAGAAGAATACCTGCCGTCCGGATTGGTCATTCCTATGACAGAATCCCCCTGAAAAGCCTCGGTGATGGCGCAGTCAGAATCCTGCATATCATTCTGGCCATGGTCAATGCAAAAGAGGGTGTTCTGTTGATCGACGAAGCCGAAAACGGTCTCCACTGGTCTGTCCACCCCAAATTATGGAAAATCATCTTCCATCTATCCCAGCAATTGAACATCCAGGTCTTCGCCACCACCCACAGCAAAGACTGCATCGCGGGATTTCATGAGGCTTGGCTGGAAAATCCCGAGGAAGGCGCCTTCTTTCGCCTGGATGCCGATCCGGAAGAAGGGGCCAAGGTCATGCCCTATTCTTTGAAGACCCTCGGCAACGCCTTGAAATCCCAGGTGGAGATGCGTTGA
- a CDS encoding acetolactate synthase large subunit translates to MKAADLFVQCLEAEGVERIFGVPGEENLDLLESLRASSIELVLTRHEQAAAFMAATFGRLTGKAGVVLSTLGPGATNLITGVAYAQLGGMPLVAITGQKPIKKSKQGRFQIIDVVGTMRPITKLAEQIPSADKIPSLVREAFKRAEEERPGATHLELPEDIAREYTEATPLRKVTSRRAAPDPEAIIAAAERIAMAKRPLLLIAAGANRKQVSASLTAFVDKTGIPFVSTQMGKGVVDESRPGYLGTAALTDGDYLHCAIDWADLIIAVGHDVTEKPPAIMGHDGSADVIHINFTAAQIDDVYFPGLEVVGDISRGIEALTRLLIPSPEWDFSYFHQVGADHAQHVLDRGDANNYPLLPQRVVRDLRRAMPSDGILALDNGMYKLWIARNYPAHQQNTVLLDNALASMGTGLPSAIAAKMVHPERKVVAVCGDGGFMMNSQEMETAVRLKQDLVILILRDDAYGMIRWKQESMGLPDYGLNFSNPDFVLYAQSYGAHGHRVMTADELFPLLQTCLASGGVHLIDVPVDYTENIRVLTEELQAKSCLMPQRV, encoded by the coding sequence ATCAAGGCCGCCGATCTGTTTGTCCAGTGTCTGGAGGCCGAAGGTGTGGAACGCATCTTTGGTGTGCCGGGAGAAGAGAACCTGGATCTTTTGGAATCGTTGCGCGCCTCGTCCATCGAACTGGTACTCACCCGTCACGAACAGGCGGCGGCCTTCATGGCGGCCACCTTCGGACGTTTGACCGGCAAGGCAGGGGTGGTACTCTCCACCCTGGGGCCGGGAGCCACCAATCTGATCACCGGCGTGGCCTATGCCCAGCTCGGCGGCATGCCACTGGTGGCCATCACCGGACAAAAACCCATCAAAAAAAGCAAACAGGGCCGCTTTCAGATCATCGACGTGGTGGGCACCATGCGCCCCATCACCAAATTGGCCGAACAGATCCCCTCGGCGGACAAGATTCCCTCGTTGGTGCGGGAGGCCTTCAAGCGGGCCGAAGAGGAACGACCCGGCGCCACCCATCTGGAACTGCCCGAAGACATCGCCAGGGAATACACCGAAGCCACCCCCTTGCGCAAGGTCACCTCACGGCGCGCCGCCCCGGATCCCGAAGCGATCATCGCCGCCGCCGAACGCATCGCCATGGCCAAACGTCCCTTGTTGCTGATCGCCGCCGGCGCCAATCGCAAACAGGTCTCCGCCAGCCTCACCGCCTTTGTGGACAAGACCGGCATTCCCTTCGTCTCCACCCAGATGGGCAAGGGTGTGGTGGACGAAAGCCGTCCCGGCTATCTGGGCACCGCCGCCCTCACCGACGGGGATTATCTCCACTGCGCCATCGACTGGGCCGACCTGATCATCGCCGTGGGCCACGATGTCACCGAAAAACCCCCGGCCATCATGGGACACGACGGCTCGGCGGATGTGATCCACATCAACTTCACCGCCGCCCAGATCGATGATGTCTATTTCCCGGGACTGGAGGTGGTGGGCGACATTTCCCGGGGCATCGAGGCGTTGACCCGCTTGTTGATTCCCTCCCCGGAGTGGGATTTTTCCTATTTTCATCAAGTGGGCGCGGATCACGCCCAACACGTCTTGGACCGGGGCGATGCGAACAACTACCCCCTCCTGCCCCAACGGGTGGTGCGAGATCTGCGCCGCGCCATGCCCAGTGACGGCATTCTGGCGCTGGACAACGGCATGTACAAACTCTGGATCGCTCGCAACTATCCGGCCCATCAGCAAAACACGGTGCTGCTCGACAACGCCCTGGCCAGCATGGGCACGGGTCTGCCCTCGGCCATCGCGGCCAAGATGGTCCACCCGGAACGCAAGGTGGTGGCGGTGTGCGGCGACGGCGGCTTCATGATGAACTCCCAGGAAATGGAAACCGCCGTCCGCCTGAAACAGGATCTGGTGATCCTGATCCTGCGGGACGACGCCTACGGCATGATCCGCTGGAAACAAGAAAGCATGGGACTGCCGGATTACGGCCTGAATTTCTCCAATCCCGACTTCGTGCTCTACGCCCAAAGCTACGGCGCCCACGGCCACCGGGTCATGACCGCCGACGAACTCTTTCCCCTGCTGCAAACCTGTCTGGCGTCGGGTGGGGTCCACTTGATCGATGTGCCGGTGGACTACACGGAAAACATCCGCGTGCTGACCGAAGAGTTGCAGGCCAAAAGCTGCCTGATGCCGCAACGCGTTTGA
- a CDS encoding UbiX family flavin prenyltransferase, translated as MASVYTNRWIHEKSIPVTLAMTGASGAPYGLRLLARLLAAGYRVDLLISDAGREVIRQECALELPEHGPEWTKRLADYLNRETGSALSLEGLRHYARNDWYAPMASGSTGPRAMVVCPCSMGSLAAMARGLSDNLIERAADVALKEGWPVILVPRETPLSVIHLENLLTLARAGAVILPAAPGFYHVPESVGQLVDFVVDRILVRLGVPVEPNPNGWSSR; from the coding sequence ATGGCATCAGTGTATACGAATCGTTGGATCCATGAGAAGTCTATTCCTGTGACCCTGGCCATGACCGGGGCTTCCGGCGCGCCTTACGGGTTGCGGCTGTTGGCGCGGCTGTTGGCCGCCGGGTACCGGGTGGATCTGCTGATCTCGGACGCGGGGCGGGAGGTGATTCGTCAGGAGTGCGCTCTGGAGTTGCCGGAGCATGGCCCGGAGTGGACCAAGAGGCTTGCGGATTACCTGAACCGGGAAACCGGATCGGCGCTTTCGTTGGAGGGACTGCGCCATTATGCCAGAAACGACTGGTATGCCCCCATGGCCTCGGGTTCCACCGGTCCCAGGGCCATGGTGGTGTGTCCGTGTTCCATGGGTTCGCTGGCGGCCATGGCGCGGGGACTTTCGGACAACCTGATCGAACGGGCCGCCGACGTGGCCTTGAAAGAAGGATGGCCTGTGATCCTGGTCCCCCGGGAAACCCCGCTGTCGGTGATCCATTTGGAAAACTTGCTGACCCTGGCCCGGGCCGGAGCGGTGATCCTGCCGGCGGCGCCCGGATTTTATCATGTACCGGAAAGCGTGGGACAACTGGTGGATTTTGTGGTGGATCGGATCTTGGTCCGACTCGGGGTGCCGGTGGAGCCAAATCCCAATGGATGGTCCAGCAGGTAG
- a CDS encoding U32 family peptidase: MEVLAPAGNLPSLRAAVDNGADAVYFGFRDATNARNFEGLNFSESEAVQGIDYARRHGVKANVVLNTFPQVNDPSPWYRAVDAAARLKADAIILANAALLRYCRERHPQLPIHLSVQASASNAEAIRFYQRHFNIARVILPRVLTAPEIRALHEKIDVELEVFAFGGLCVMAEGRCHLSSFVTGVSPNIEGVCSPARAVRFENTDGKLRTRLGGALIAEYAEGEDAAYPTICKGRFEANDRVYHVMEEPGSLNILEILPQVIEAGVSSLKIEGRQRTKSYVGTVTKILRQAVDAYYEAPGAYRAKPAWLRALNATSEGATHTLGTYEESWQ, from the coding sequence GTGGAAGTCCTGGCCCCGGCTGGCAATCTCCCCTCGTTGCGGGCGGCTGTGGACAATGGCGCGGATGCGGTCTATTTCGGCTTTCGCGATGCCACCAACGCCCGCAATTTCGAGGGGCTGAATTTTTCCGAAAGCGAGGCGGTCCAGGGCATCGACTACGCCCGGCGTCACGGAGTCAAGGCCAATGTGGTCTTGAACACCTTTCCCCAGGTCAACGATCCGTCCCCTTGGTACCGGGCCGTGGACGCCGCCGCGCGCCTCAAGGCCGATGCCATCATTCTGGCCAACGCCGCCTTGCTGCGCTACTGCCGGGAACGCCATCCCCAGTTGCCGATTCATCTTTCGGTGCAGGCTTCCGCCAGCAATGCCGAGGCGATCCGGTTTTATCAGCGCCATTTCAACATCGCCCGGGTGATCCTGCCCCGGGTGCTGACCGCTCCGGAAATCCGCGCCCTCCACGAAAAAATCGATGTGGAACTGGAAGTGTTCGCCTTTGGCGGCCTGTGTGTCATGGCCGAGGGGCGCTGTCATCTCTCCTCGTTCGTCACCGGGGTGTCACCCAATATCGAGGGGGTCTGCTCCCCGGCGCGGGCGGTCCGGTTTGAAAATACCGATGGCAAGTTGCGTACCCGTCTGGGTGGGGCGTTGATCGCCGAATACGCCGAAGGGGAGGACGCCGCCTATCCCACCATCTGCAAGGGGCGCTTCGAGGCCAACGATCGGGTCTATCATGTGATGGAAGAGCCGGGATCGTTGAACATTCTGGAAATCTTGCCCCAGGTGATCGAGGCCGGGGTCTCTTCTTTGAAGATCGAAGGACGGCAGCGCACCAAGTCCTATGTGGGCACGGTGACCAAGATTTTGCGGCAGGCGGTGGACGCCTACTATGAGGCGCCCGGGGCCTACCGGGCCAAACCGGCTTGGCTGCGCGCCCTGAACGCCACGTCCGAGGGCGCCACCCATACCCTGGGCACCTATGAGGAGAGCTGGCAATAA
- a CDS encoding U32 family peptidase: MKISMGPVLFEWGRAALKDFYRRMAFETAADVLYLGEVVCSKRQGIHLDELEPLVRELAPSGKELVVSTLGLVMSDEEQENLHRLKDLAVGMGLKLEANDMAGIGVGEGHALVAGPHVNVYNPATLDFLQEVGVVRMVFPVELPADSIAGIIQAPRARPVEFEVFAHGRLPLTFSARCYTARAFRLSKANCQYKCGDFPDGLITRTQEGEGLLSMNGIQTMSEKVHTLIGEVARLEALGVDLVRLSPQSRFMPEIVAVWRDTVDRRLSPEEGLAKLAEFNGGEPFCNGYFHNKPGMSYHRP, from the coding sequence ATGAAAATCTCCATGGGTCCGGTGCTGTTCGAGTGGGGACGGGCGGCATTGAAGGATTTCTACCGCCGCATGGCCTTCGAGACGGCGGCGGATGTGCTGTATCTGGGGGAGGTGGTCTGCTCCAAGCGTCAGGGGATCCATCTGGACGAGCTGGAACCTCTGGTGCGGGAGTTGGCCCCATCGGGCAAGGAGTTGGTGGTCTCCACCCTGGGTCTGGTGATGAGCGACGAGGAGCAGGAAAATCTGCACCGTCTCAAGGATCTGGCCGTGGGGATGGGGCTGAAGCTCGAAGCCAACGACATGGCCGGAATCGGCGTGGGCGAAGGGCATGCCCTGGTGGCCGGACCCCATGTGAATGTCTACAATCCCGCCACCCTCGACTTTTTGCAAGAGGTCGGGGTGGTGCGGATGGTGTTTCCGGTGGAACTGCCCGCCGATTCCATTGCCGGCATCATCCAGGCGCCCCGGGCCAGACCGGTGGAGTTCGAGGTGTTCGCCCATGGCCGGCTGCCGTTGACCTTTTCCGCCCGTTGTTACACGGCGCGGGCCTTTCGTCTTTCCAAGGCGAACTGTCAGTACAAGTGTGGGGATTTTCCCGATGGCCTGATCACCCGTACCCAGGAGGGGGAAGGTCTGCTCTCCATGAACGGCATTCAAACCATGTCGGAAAAGGTCCACACCCTCATCGGCGAGGTTGCGCGTCTTGAGGCGTTGGGCGTCGATCTGGTGAGGCTCTCCCCGCAAAGCCGGTTCATGCCCGAGATCGTGGCGGTCTGGCGCGATACGGTGGACAGGCGCCTCTCCCCCGAGGAGGGATTGGCGAAGCTGGCGGAGTTCAATGGCGGGGAGCCGTTTTGCAACGGCTATTTCCACAACAAACCGGGTATGAGTTATCATCGCCCCTGA
- a CDS encoding accessory factor UbiK family protein — protein sequence MQIDNAILDQITQNVMGVFNRVGETREELKRKAQDMVREGVEHFDLVTREEFNVVNEMLSEARIRAEALEKRVGELEEALARLGEPT from the coding sequence ATGCAAATCGACAACGCGATTTTGGATCAGATCACCCAGAACGTCATGGGGGTGTTCAACCGGGTGGGGGAGACCCGCGAAGAGCTGAAACGCAAGGCTCAGGACATGGTGCGGGAAGGGGTGGAGCATTTCGATCTGGTGACCCGTGAAGAGTTCAACGTGGTCAACGAGATGTTGAGTGAGGCGCGCATCCGGGCCGAGGCGTTGGAAAAGCGGGTGGGTGAGCTGGAAGAGGCCCTGGCCCGACTGGGTGAGCCCACATGA
- a CDS encoding aldehyde dehydrogenase family protein, giving the protein MSRSLNGSGKCLAYLAGEWVDTPESLEVINPYNGELVATVALCGPGEIDRALDAAVESLEETRRLEPWQRAKALAHVRDRLIARREEFARILSQENGKTITESRLELDRAAATFDIAVGEATRVYGEAYDLGINPMGAGRRALVRHYPVGVVAGVAPFNFPLNLAIHKIAPAMAAGCPMVLKPASKTPVTALMLAGIIQESGWPLKAFSVLPCNRVAGQMLVEDERVKLLTFTGSPEVGWKMKQQAGRKKVVLELGGNAGLIVDREVRDWDWLIKRAVMGAFYQCGQVCISVQRIFLHQEIVGEFRARFRKAAEALRPGDPLDEATTLGPMIDRANRERLQTWIGEAMDLGAHLVTGNTVPASGQGNGLTATILEEVDPDSRVVAEEAFGPVVVLTPVESMEEAFARANASRFGLQCGIFTPDFSTVMRAFDALEVGGVIHDDVPSLRVDSMPYGGVKDSGLGREGVKYAMRDMLEERVLVYRV; this is encoded by the coding sequence ATGAGCCGCTCTTTGAACGGTTCCGGGAAATGTCTGGCCTATCTGGCCGGGGAGTGGGTGGATACCCCGGAGTCGTTGGAGGTGATCAATCCCTACAACGGGGAGTTGGTGGCCACGGTCGCCTTGTGCGGACCCGGCGAGATCGATCGGGCCTTGGATGCGGCGGTGGAGTCGCTGGAAGAGACCCGACGGCTGGAACCCTGGCAGCGCGCCAAGGCTTTGGCGCATGTGCGGGATCGGCTGATCGCGCGGCGGGAGGAGTTCGCCCGGATTCTGAGCCAGGAGAACGGCAAGACCATCACCGAATCCCGTCTGGAGCTGGATCGGGCCGCCGCCACCTTCGACATCGCCGTGGGGGAGGCCACCCGGGTGTATGGCGAAGCCTATGACCTGGGAATCAATCCCATGGGGGCCGGTCGGCGGGCGCTGGTGCGTCACTATCCGGTGGGGGTGGTGGCCGGGGTGGCGCCGTTCAATTTTCCCCTCAATCTGGCCATCCATAAGATCGCCCCGGCCATGGCCGCCGGCTGTCCCATGGTGCTCAAACCCGCCTCCAAAACGCCGGTCACCGCGCTGATGCTCGCCGGGATCATCCAGGAGTCGGGTTGGCCCTTAAAGGCGTTTTCCGTGCTGCCGTGCAATCGGGTCGCCGGTCAGATGCTGGTGGAAGACGAACGGGTCAAACTGCTCACCTTCACCGGCTCGCCCGAGGTGGGCTGGAAGATGAAACAGCAGGCCGGACGCAAAAAGGTGGTGCTGGAACTGGGTGGCAACGCGGGTCTGATCGTGGATCGGGAGGTGCGGGACTGGGACTGGCTGATCAAACGGGCGGTGATGGGCGCTTTTTATCAGTGTGGTCAGGTGTGCATCTCGGTGCAGAGGATTTTCCTGCATCAAGAGATCGTGGGGGAGTTTCGCGCCCGTTTCCGCAAGGCCGCCGAGGCGTTGCGGCCTGGGGATCCGCTGGATGAAGCCACCACTTTAGGTCCGATGATCGACCGGGCCAACCGGGAACGCTTGCAGACCTGGATCGGCGAAGCCATGGATCTGGGCGCTCATCTGGTGACCGGCAATACGGTTCCGGCCTCGGGGCAGGGCAACGGCCTGACCGCCACCATCCTGGAAGAGGTGGATCCGGACAGCCGGGTGGTGGCGGAAGAGGCCTTCGGACCGGTGGTGGTGTTGACCCCGGTGGAGTCCATGGAAGAGGCCTTCGCCCGGGCCAATGCGTCGCGTTTCGGGTTGCAGTGCGGGATTTTCACGCCGGATTTCTCCACGGTGATGCGGGCCTTCGACGCTTTGGAGGTGGGAGGGGTGATCCATGACGATGTGCCCTCCCTGCGGGTGGACAGCATGCCTTATGGCGGCGTCAAGGATTCGGGGTTGGGCCGGGAAGGGGTGAAATACGCCATGCGGGATATGCTGGAGGAGCGGGTGCTGGTCTATCGTGTCTGA